GGCTTCAAGACCCAAGAGGAGTTCTAGTTGGAAAATGCTTGTCCCCAAATGAACCGAGTGATTAGgcagagaagcaaaagctgaaGATAAAAGGTGGTGTGGTTGCCAAGTGTTTCTGCTTGGgggtaaatttttgttttttaggtaTGGTCATCATAGCTCCTGCCTGTCTTCATAAAGCATAGGACATTTTCCCGGACTAAAACTTTCTCAGTACCTAGGGTCTCAAGCAGCCAGGATCAGAGAAACTGTGTTTAAATCCTGACACTGCTacatgatggccattttgacttcAGATGAATGACTTAACTGTTTATTACCATGGAGATGATTGGAATTCTCACATTTGTCATTCTTCCTTATTTCCTACTACCAGGAGAGGAgcttgtgggtgtgtgtgtactcaCATGTGAGTACACATGTTTTTTATAGAAAGCTGTGATCTGTCAGCTTCAGAGTTGCAGCATGAAGTGAATTCATGCTAGCTGGAGACCATAGGAGTGTCTGGGTCACCCAGGCCCACCTCATGTTGTTTTCTTGCTTACATGTGTTCTAGAGATTGTACTCTGAGCAATAATTCTCAGTGGAGTCATGGATCTGATCAGTGCAACTGTTGAATCAGTGATCCCCAGACATTTCTGGAACCCACCAGGTGATGGCCTCAGGTGTCTCTCAGAACTAAGCAGAACCCTCTGTGCTTTAAGTTTTGTGACCTGAAGCATGTCACCAGCAGGACTTGATAGGAGGGAACATTTGGAAAGTGGCTGCCTGAGAAGGGAGTAGCAGCGAAGATACATACCCCAAACTCCTTTTTGtctttatgaaaaagaaagatcTGCCTTTCATAAAGAAGCCCAAGGTCACAGGTATGagtacctcttcagagcagtcacCCAGCTCACCCTAAAGTCAGTGATGCACAGTTATTTCTGAGCATGGACAGAAACCATGCTCTTAGAAATGACAagctttttaatctttaaaacaaaaggattttgtttttaaaagaagtccAGAGGAGGGAGCACTAGAATACCAGGCCCACAGCGATGTGAAGAGAGCCCTGTGGGCTGGTGCATCATAGTATGTGGCCCAGAGTGAAGATTCCACTTCATTGAGCCTCAACCTTCTCATCTGTCAGTGAAGGAGTTAGATACCAGGGAGCCCTAGCGCCCCTTCCAATTAAAAGACAATAGTCTTGAAATGAGAAGAGCCTGTTTCCTGGCAAGATGACATGTTACTGCCCATGTAGAAAACAGACTTCATGATGGTCAAACTTGGTGTGCATgcattctctttttttgttgttgttgaaacatCAGATGCAGAAGCTAAATTGCAAAATAAAGTTAACTAACttgttaaaaacctaaatgttaaTGCAGAGCCCTGAAACGGAgctaaaagaaaacaagcaagagGAAAGAAAGGTCAAAAAATCAGTAATAGAAAATCAACTCCCAAAAGATTTTGAACCATTGCTTTTGAATATGCAGAGTGGAATGGTGAGTGAACATGGTTGAGTGTGTGGACTCTGGGGCCAGGCTGCCAAGTTCTAATCACAGCTCACTATCTCAGGCTGTGTGGAAGGAGGCAGCTTCCTGTGCCTCTCTGTGCTGCTTTTCATCGGCTGCAAAGGGGAGCTAATGATAGTACCTGCCTCATCAggttattatgaagattaaatgtgtCAGGAACAGGCTCAGCCCTTCAAATGGCACGTGGCATGCAGGAAGCATTCAGCACAGATTAGTCATTTCTCTCTTCACCAATTCCCTCCTTGCATTTACCAGATGCAAATATCATGCCCAATATGGGCTGTCGGCAGCCAACCAAATAAACGGAAGGAGGAAGGCCTTTCCTTCCCTTGGGTCCTGGGATCACTGGGCACTGGAATTGCAGGGAGGAGGAGGCCTTCCTGCCACATCTGAGCACCCATCAATCTTTGGTTCCCACCCCCTACACTTGTCCTTATTCTGGCATCCTTTAAAAATCGGTTCTACATTTAAAACACATCAAGTAGGATTTTAGTTATAGTCTCGCCTACATATTTGGAATTAGAGCCTGCAAAGTCTATTATGCAAATCTATGCAAATTACATTCAAAGAGGCAGTAGCCCCAGAttgtggggaggggagtgagCAGGCCAGCACAAAGGGCCTGGAGTGGAAATTTGCATCTGTTAGGGGAGCCCTGGGTTGAAGGCCTTGAGCAGTAATTGTGATAGTGTAAGCCTTTGCATTCACTGCTTAACCTTTTGGGCCAAAGAGGAGAGGCGATTTCCATAGTGAGGATGACAGTGGATGTTGAAGGAGGCATTTGGGCATTGTGGTGGTGtagcagttttttttgttttttttttttattagttggaggctagttactttacaatattgtagtggtttttatcatacattgacatgaatcagccatggatttacatgtattccccatcccgatcccccctcccacctccctctccacccgattcctctgggtcttcccagtgcaccagcagttttatgatacaaatgaaaagtTGCTTTGAAATGATGGCTGTAATCCACGCCATGTCGCAGCCAGCTGTgttcttggacaagtcacttcactCCTTCCGTTGCCCCTTCTGTGAAATGAGGGGACTGGACAAAGTTGCTTCCAGAGCCCTTCTCACTGTGACAGCGAAATGTCATCCTCTAGGTGAAATCCCTGTGCACCCATGATGGCAGTATCCATTCATTTTATCAAAGCTTTCCAGTCTGAAGAAAAAAGGGCCCTAACAGTCCTCCTAGAGAGAAAATGCCTTCAGGGGATGCTGGCAACTAGAAAGAGCTGCAGCAAGGACGCACATGTTTACTTCCACAGAAAGTCTTGCAGGAAGAAGAACTCCAGTCAGTTATATACTTCCCACCTTGGAGGATTCTAGCCTCAGGGATGTTCATGGTGGGAAAGTCAAGGGAATTTCTTTCCCTGAGTATTTTGAAGACCAGGGTGCATTAAGCCCTCTGCCTCTAGAGGCTGCAGAATTTCACCCTGGAGGCTGAGCTACCCATCTCCTACCTCTGGCCTGTCCCTGGGGTCCCTGGGGGCCTCTCTGAAAACTCTGGGCTGCCCTTGATGCTGCTGCTGGAAGGCAACAGTGTCCTTGTCCTTGGTCATGGGCCTCAGGTTGTATGGAGCACATTTGTGCTCCACCCTAGGGATCCTCTGGGCCCTCAATTTTAACCCCAGCTGTTGTGCCAGCCACCAGCTGGGTACAGGTGAGCAGCCAGCCCCTGCCCAGAGCCTCTCTGACTCAATCAGGTGGGCCTCATGGAGGAGCGAGGAGGTGGGTGAGCAGCACTGGTGGTGGGAAGGGGAGCTGCCAGCAAGAGGTGCTCAGCTCCTCGGAGACACCCAGCAGATTTGAGTTGCACCCTGATCAGTTCATAACCTACCCTAGGATTGACTTTCCCTGTTTCATTCATCTCAGGCCCCCATGGCTGTCCCCTAGGGCCACTTTCCAAAATAAACTCCCTGCACACAAGTCCCAGTCTCCACTTCTCATTTTTCAGGAATCTCTAAGGTAAGACATGGGTATCAGTCTGTTGGGTCTGCCACACAAGGTACCACATGCTGGGGGGTTAAACCACAGAAAGTTATCAcgtcacagttttggaggctggaaccCCAAGATCTAGGTGCCAGCGGGGTTGGAGTACTTTGACTCCTTCCTTCTTGGCTTGCAGGCAGCTGGCCTCTCACTGCCTGTCTGTGTGCGGGCATTCTTTGCATCTGTGTCCCGGgctccttttcttataaggacaccattcAGATTGGGTTAGGACCTACCCCATCAGCTTCATTTTGCCTTAATCAGCTCTTCAAAGGCCCTAACACCCAGTTCCATCCTGAGGTGCTAGGGCTAGGGTGTCAACATATGGCTTTAAGGGGAATGTGTTCAACACATATTGAACCAGGGTGCTGGTGACTCAACAGAGGCTTATTAGGGAATGTCCCTTAAAACCTCAGCAGTCACGACCACCAGTTCTAGGAATAGATTGTCCCTGTGGGGCTACACTGCCAGAGAGGGGCTACAGTAACGCTGAGCACATAGTTCCTTCTGTAGCTGCAACttcctgtcctcttctcctgcctcgtATGTGCTGGGTGACCAGGAACTCTATGGATTTTGGATATGCCTGGGTGTCACATACTTCTCTACTGAGGGGCTTTGAACACATTACTTAATCTCCCTCAGCCTCAACTTCCTGCCCCATCAGGTGGTTAAATCAAGGGTTAAATCAAGCATGAAAGACAGGGCCAGAGTGATGCTCAGTAGCCAGATTTTAGGATTGACCCAGATAAGGAGAAAACACTGTTGGTGTATGGGCTAAACTATGAATTAAAGTGTTGAGAAACTCTGTTGTTTAGGGAGAATTGTTGGTCCTGGAGATGTGAGTGCTATAGTCTCTACTCCATCTGCCGTCCCTCAGCCTCCCCCACCCACTAAGTCAGACACGCAGGATGTGGGAGCACTGACCCACTCCATCCCCTCCCCTAAGTGGGGGAGGCCTCAGTGGTGACCCTGAACCTTGCTTTAAAGCCACGTCAGGAGGTCTCCTCCCCGTCTCTGTTTCCAGAAACTTGCCAGAGCCCCTGTCTTCCCCTGTCAGCTCTGCTGACCACCCCAGGTTCCCCAGAAtcaccagcagggcccctgctttgACCGTTCATCCTGCTGGAATCTGTGGGGGAGGGAGGCCCTGAGAGGGTGACCAGTCAGAGGCCCACCTCTACCTGGGCTAGTCTGGGCAGCTGGCAGTGCTGAAGGAAGGGCAAGAAAGTGACTGAGCAGGGGGCTCCTGTGAATGGGGGAGGTCTCAGGTCACAATTGGACTTTAGAGGTCTGTCAAGCCCCCCTTGGTGGTAGGAAGCAGCTCTTTCTAGCCCGTGGGTTGTATGGGGTGGCCAGTTTATAATCCGAATAGATCCTACATATCACATTGATCTGAGGTATGATTTTTAAAGATGGGCACATGCTGTTGTGATTAATAAAATCCACACATCTTTAGaagagtttttaaatatataggcTTTTGTCCTTGTGCATTTTTCTCAGTGAACAAAAGCACACATACTCACCATCATGCAAAGTCCATAGTTTTCTGTCAATGCTCAGAAGGGCTCCTCCTACTCCGGAAGGCCAGGCACCACCAGTGGTTTTCCAGAGTTCAGCCTCATGAGCACATAGGACAAGCAGTTAACATAACAACCATACAACCAGCTGGTGTTTATGGACCACACCTTCTCCTGTAGGCTCTGTGCTAAGTGTTTCATAGGCACCGGATCTGGTCACCCTCTGAATCCCGTCCCCTTCTGCCTGTTGGTCACCAATGACACCGAGATGTCTCTGCCTTGTTTTAGGATTGTTTGTGGATTTGTATGACCTCACCCAGGCCCTGTTCATTTTTGTGTCTCCAGCATCAAGGAGGGGGTAGAGCCTCCTTACCTCTTTGGTGGGTGGGCCTGAACAAGCAGAGGTCTGTCGTTTGTACCTGTGTCTAGTTCATAAATggaggagtctgaaaaggcgtgggTGCTGGTCAGCTCTGCCCACCCAAACCTGCTCAATGACTCAGGGCGGCTCACACAGAGTTGCTGGCTTCCTTGTGGTCACACTTTGGACCGCTCCCTGGTTCAGAAGGCCAGCAGCCACTCAGGGGCCACAAGGCTTCCTCCACGCCCCTCCTCCAGCCTGTCTGAGCATCTGCCCTTGGGCAGAGGGCGGAGGCATTTCAGAGGCACTTGGGAAAGGACGGGCCTAGCTGGTTTAGCTGTCTCTGGTTCCCCTGTGGTTGGCTTCTCTCTGGGAGGGGTGCTGGGTGGAACCAACCTGATAGACAACCCCGGTCCCCATGGTTCTGTGTGCAGTGAGCGGGGACCTCAGGGATCCTCCCAGTGTTTCCCTTGAGTTCCCGGGTGTTTCAGGTTCATGGGTAAGGAAGGCACAGGGCTGAGCTGCTCCCGGGCATTTCACCTctgctctctgtctccctctcaagGCTTCCTCCTGACCGTGGCGCTGACTGAAGCACTGGTATTTGCTGCCCAGGAACCATCTCCTAGGGAATCTCTTCAAGTTTCCCCCTCAGGCACCATCCCAGGCACCATGGTGACAGCATCCCTCAGTTCTACCAGACACTCCTCCGTGGTGGCCACCCCTGCCTCTGTGGTGACACCAGCCCCTCATCCTGATGGACCCTCCTCACAGGCCACAGCTCCCATGGCAACGACAACACCCCATCTAGATGGACACCCTCCTACAAACACCATCTCCACCATCGTGGCGACAGCATCCACCCCCCATTCTGAAAGCCCCCTGTCCACAGGGCCACTTCCTGCTGCCGCGGCAACCACATCCCCCCATCCAGAGGGCCGCTCCCCGGGCGAGACTGTGCCCACCATCCTGCTGACAAAGCCAGGGGAAGCCACCAGCCGTCCCCCCACAGCCCCTTCCAGGGCTACCACACGCAGGCCCCCCAGGCCCCCTGGCTCTTCCCGAAAGGGAGCCGGCAGTCCACCACGCCCTGTCCCCGCAGCACCCAGTGGACATGCTGGGAGGAAGGAAAGCCAGCGGGGAAGAAACCAGAGCTCCACACATCTGGGGCAGAAGCGGCCCCTGGGGAAAATCTTTCAGATTTACAAAGGCAACTTCACAGGGTCTGTGGAGCCTGACCCCTCCACCTCCACCCCGAGGAACCCGCTCTGGGGTGACTCCTCCTCGCCACAGCCCCAGACAGTGGCCGCAACCTTGGCGCCCAGCAGGACCTCGTGGGTACCACCCACCACCCCCCTAGTGCCTGTGGAGGACAAGCCCAGCCTTAGCAGGGCAGACCAGGGGGGTGGTTCCACCTTCACCAGCCAAGGAGGGGAGCCAGATGCCACAGCAGCCTCAGGCACCCCTGCCAGCCAACAGCGTGCCCCAGTGCCTTCCCAGCGCCCCCACGGTGACCCGCAGGATGGCGCCAGCCACAGTGACTCCTGGCTTACTGTCACTCCCGGCACCAGCAGACCGCCAGCTACCAACTCTGGGGTCTTCGCAGCCACCACGGGGCCCATCCAGGCTGCCTTTGACGCCAGTGTCTCAGTCCCTTCCGAGGGGCTTCCTCAGGGAACATCCTCAGCCCCGCAGGCCCCAGCCCACCCAACAGGGGCTTCAGAAAGCATTGTTTCCCAAGCCGAGGAGAAAGCTGTGGCCACCCCCACACCCACCATGATGGGCAGGGTACCCAGTCCCCTCTCCACAGTGGTGTCCACAGCCACAGGAAACTTCCTCAACCGTCTGGTCCCCGCCGGGACCTGGAAGCCTGGAACAGCAGGGAATATTTCCCACGTGGCCGAAGGGAACAAACCCCAACACAGAGCCACCATCTGCCTGAGCAAGATGGACATCGCCTGGGTGATCCTCGCCATCAGCGTACCCATCTCCTCCTGCTGTAAGTGCCTCACACGTTCCCTTCTCCCCTCACCCGCCACCACGGCAGCGTGCCCATCCCCACAATTCCTTTGCC
This window of the Dama dama isolate Ldn47 chromosome 19, ASM3311817v1, whole genome shotgun sequence genome carries:
- the TMEM108 gene encoding transmembrane protein 108, coding for MKRSLQALYCQLLSFLLTVALTEALVFAAQEPSPRESLQVSPSGTIPGTMVTASLSSTRHSSVVATPASVVTPAPHPDGPSSQATAPMATTTPHLDGHPPTNTISTIVATASTPHSESPLSTGPLPAAAATTSPHPEGRSPGETVPTILLTKPGEATSRPPTAPSRATTRRPPRPPGSSRKGAGSPPRPVPAAPSGHAGRKESQRGRNQSSTHLGQKRPLGKIFQIYKGNFTGSVEPDPSTSTPRNPLWGDSSSPQPQTVAATLAPSRTSWVPPTTPLVPVEDKPSLSRADQGGGSTFTSQGGEPDATAASGTPASQQRAPVPSQRPHGDPQDGASHSDSWLTVTPGTSRPPATNSGVFAATTGPIQAAFDASVSVPSEGLPQGTSSAPQAPAHPTGASESIVSQAEEKAVATPTPTMMGRVPSPLSTVVSTATGNFLNRLVPAGTWKPGTAGNISHVAEGNKPQHRATICLSKMDIAWVILAISVPISSCSVLLTVCCLRRKKKPANPENSLSYWNNAITMDYFSKHAVELPREIQSLETSEDQLSEPRSPANGDYRDTGMVLVNPFCQETLFVGNDQVSEI